A window of Cellulomonas wangleii genomic DNA:
AGTCGATGCTCCTCCTGCCGACGGGTGACCTCACGGTCTCGAACACGTACAGCACGAACCAGTACGGCGAGGTCGGCCTCGCGGTCGGCACGACGCCGCTGCTGCAGCCCACGGAGGTGGCGCGACCCGGGTCCGCGGAGGCGGCGGCCGTCGCGGCCGACAACGCCGCGCGGGGAGTCGTCCTGGACGACGGCGCGTCGACCAACTTCCTCGGCTCCGGCAACGGTGGGCTCACCCCGCCGTGGGTGTCGCTGCAGAACCCGGTGCGCGTCGGTGCGGGCGTGCAGGTGACCGAGCCGCTGGTCGTGGACTGGCGCAACGGGACCTGGAAGCTGAACCCGACGGCCCCTGTGGTCGCCGGCGGTCCCGCCCCCGTGACCTTCGAGAACGACCGCACCGCGGCCCCCGAGCCGGTGGGCGGCGACCTGTCGGTCGCGTCGTTCAACGTCCTCAACTACTTCACGACCCTCGGTGACGAGGCCGCGTCGTGCGTGGCCTACCGCGACCCCGCGGGCGAGCCGGTCACGGTGCGCGAGGGCTGCGACCAGCGCGGCGCGTGGGACGCGGCGGACCTCGAGCGGCAGCAGGCCAAGGTCGTCGCGGCGATCGAGGGTCTGGACGCCGACGTCGTCGGTCTGCTGGAGATCGAGAACTCGGCCCGCGTCGACGGTGTGGCCGACGAGGCGCTCTCGACCCTGGTCGACGCGCTCAACGCGGCGGCCGGCGAGGACCGCTGGGCCTTCGTGCCGTCGTCCGACGAGCTGCCGCCGGCGGCGGAGCAGGACGTCATCACCAACGCGATCATCTACCAGCCGGCCGCGGTGACCCCGACGGGCGCGTCGCGTGCGCTGGGCGACCAGAGCGGTGACGACCAGGCGTTCGGCAACGCCCGCGAGCCGATCGGGCAGGTCTTCACGCCGACGGACGGCGGCGAGCCGTTCCTCGTCGTCGTCAACCACTTCAAGTCCAAGGGCTCGGCCGGGCCGTGGCCCGGCGACGCCGACACGGGCGACGGGCAGGGCGCGGCGAACGAGTCGCGCGTGCGCCAGGCGACCGCGCTGCGCGACTGGGTCCCGACGGTGCAGGGCGACGCCGAGGCCGTCGCCCTCGTGGGCGACTTCAACGCCTACACGCGGGAGGACCCGCTGCAGGTCCTGTACGACGCGGGCTACGTCGACGCCGTCGCGCAGCTCTCACCCGGCCAGTACTCGTACTCGTACCAAGGGCTGTCGGGGTCGCTCGACCACGTGCTGCTGAACGAGGCGGCCATCGCGCGGGCGACCGGTGCCGACGTCTGGGAGATCAACGCCCCGGAGTCCATCGCGCTGGAGTACAGCCGGTACGGCTACCACGGCACGACGTTCCACGCGCCCGACGCGTACCGCTCGTCGGACCACGACCCGGTGGTCGTGGGCCTGACGGCCGGTGACGCGAACGCGGGCCCGGTCGACCTGACGTTCCTCAACATCAACGACTTCCACGGGCGCATCGACGCCAACACCGTGAAGCTCGCGGGCACGGTCGAGCAGCAGCGCGCGGCGGCGGACGGCCCGGTCGCGTTCCTGTCGGCGGGCGACAACATCGGCGCGTCGCTGTTCGCGTCGGCGGTGCAGGACGACCAGCCGACGATCGACGTGCTGAACGCCCTGGACCTGGGCGCGTCGGCCATCGGCAACCACGAGCTCGACAAGGGGTACGACGACCTCGTCGAGCGCGTGATCGCGGGCGGCGAGAACGCGGAGTTCCCGTACCTCGGTGCCAACGTCTACCGGGCGGGCACCACGACGCCCGCGCTCGACGAGTACGCGCTGCTCGACATGGACGGCGTGAGCGTCGGCGTCATCGGCGTGGTCACCGAGGAGACGGAGTCGCTCGTCACCCCGGGCGGGATCGCCGGTCTCGACTTCGGCGACCCGGTCGAGGCCGTCAACCGGGTGGCTGCCGCACTCACGGACGGCGACGAGGCGAACGGCGAGGCCGACGTGATCGTCGCGCAGTACCACGAGGGGGCCGGTGCGGGCACGCCCGACGGCGCGACCCTCGAGGAGGAGCTGGCTGCCGGCGGCGCGTTCGCCGACATCGTCACCGGGACCGACCCCGCGGTGGACGCCATCTTCACCGGCCACACGCACAAGCAGTACGCCTGGTTCGGGCCGGTCGGCGACGGCGACGCCACCCGGCCGGTCGTGCAGACCGGCTCCTACGGCGAGTACCTCGGCAAGGTCGTGCTGACGTACGACCCCGCGACGGACCGGGTCACGGCCGCCACGGCCGAGAACGTGGCGCGCACGACGACGCCCGACGCCGACCTCATTGCCGCGTACCCGCGGGTCGCCGAGGTGGCGCAGATCGTCGCCGACGCCCTCGCGTTCGCGACCGAGGTCGGGTCGCAGCCCGTCGGGTCCGTGACCGCGGACGTCACGACGGCGTTCACCGGGGGGCAGTACGTCGACGGCGTGTACGTCGGCTCGGCTCCCGGCACCACGACGGGCCGGGACGACCGCAGCCGCGAGTCGGCCCTCGGCTCGCTCGTCGCGGAGGCCCTCCTCGACACGCTCGCCTCGCCCGAGCGTGGCGGCGCCCAGATCGGCGTCGTCAACCCGGGCGGCATGCGCGCCGAGCTGCTCCACGCCCCCGACGGCACGGTGACCTACGCCGAGGCCAACGCGGTGCTCCCGTTCGTCAACAACCTCTGGACCACCACGCTCACGGGTGCCCAGGTCGTGACGATGCTGGAGCAGCAGTGGCAGACCAACGCGGACGGCTCCATCCCGAGCCGCCCGTACCTGCAGCTGGGGCTGTCCGATAACGTCACCTACACGTACGACGCCTCGCGCGAGCTCGGCGACCGGATCACGTCGGTCACGGTCGACGGCGCGCCGATCGACCTCGGGGCCGAGTACCGCATCGGGACGTTCTCGTTCCTCGCCCAGGGCGGGGACAACTTCCGGGTGCTCGCCGAGGGCGCCCGCACGGCCGACTCCGGTCTCATCGACCGGGACGCCTGGATCGCGTACCTGCAGGCGCACCCGGGCATCGCGCCGGACTTCGCGGAGCGGGCCGTCGAGGTGCCGGCGCTCACCGAGCCGGTGGCGCCCGGGGACGAGCTCACCTTCACGGTCGGCGGCATCAACCTCACCAGCCTGGGGGCGCCCGAGAACACGTCGGTCGAGGTGCTCCTCGGTGAGGTGTCGCTCGGTACGTTCCCGCTGGTGCGGGGCGACGGGCCGGACGCGTCGGCGCAGGTGACGGTCACCGTCCCGGCAGATCTCGGGGCGGGTGAGCACACGCTCACGGTCGTCGCGTCACCGAGCGGCACGACCGCCTCGGTGCCGTTCACGGTCGAGGACGCCGGCGAGGCGTCGACCACGGCGCTCAGCGCGTCGCCGGACACGCAGGTGTTCGGCACGCGCGGCACCCGCGTCCGGCTCACGGCCGTCGTGACGTCGCCGGGCCCGGTCACCGGGTCGGTGCAGTTCGTCGCCGGGGACGACGTGCTCGGCACGGCGTCGCTGCGTGGCGGGCGGGCGGTGCTCACGCTGCCGGGGGACACGCCCGTCGGCACCTACGAGGTCGTCGCGCGGTACGCCGGCACGGACGCCGTGGCGGGCTCGCAGTCCGCCCCGGTGACCGTGACCGTCGAGCAGGCGACCAGCACCACGTCGCTGTCCGTCGTCCAGTCGCCGTTCCCGCGGCTGGTCCCGTCTGTGTGGGTCGCGACCGTGGGTCTCGACACCGCCCGGCTCCCGGCGGGCCGTGTCGAGCTGCGCGAGGGTGAGCGCGTCGTGGCAAGCGCGGACGTGGTGCTCGGCCTGGCGATCGGGACCGTCCCGCGCGACCTCGGCAGCGGGACGCACCGCCTGACCGCGGTGTTCGTGCCGGACGACGCGGCGAACGTCGCGGGCGGCACGAGCCGCACGGTCACGGTCCGCGGCTGACGGACGCGCACGAGGGCCCGGTCGGCGTCGTCCGGCCGGGCCCTCGTGGTCTTCCCGGGCTCGCCGGGTGCTGGGTCCGGCGGTCGGGTGAACCGCGGCGATACCGCTCCGTCGGGCCGGGCGCGCTGCCACGATGTGCGCCATGCAGGATGCCGGCGTACGGACGCTCACCGTGACCGAGGAGCTGCGACGTGACATGGCGCACGACGCCGCGGCCGTCGTGCTGCGGTCACGCGAGACGCGCATCCGGGGCGGGGTGCTCGTGCTCGGGGTCACGGCGCTGCAGCTCGGTGCCCACGAGTTCCGGCTCGGGCCCGCCGACTGGATCACGTTGCTGGTCGTGGTGTCGCTCATGCCGGTGGTCCTGATCGTGGTCACACGTCATGCCATGCGTCGCGTGGTCGGGTTGACGCCCCCGGGGCCCTTCACCGTCGAGGTGGGGGAGACCGCCCTGTGCACGACCTCCCCGCGTGGTGCGGCGCAGACCCGCTGGAGCGCCTTCGGCGGTGTCCGTGTGCGCGGTGCGGCAGTGGCGCTGTGGACCCACCCGCCGCACGGGTGGCTCGTCCTGCCGCGCGCGCTCTTCACGGACGCGGACCTGGACGCGGTGCGCGGGCACATCGCCCGCGCCCGCGCCGCGAGCCCTCCGGCCTGACGTCGGGCGCCCGACGCGGACGGGTGCTGCGCGGGCCGGGTCGTCGCCGGCCCGCGCACCGCGTCCGGTCAGACGTAGTCGTGGTACGCGGGCAGGTCCAGCACGCCGTTGCCGGACAGGCCGATGACGATCGTCTCGTCGGTCGTCGCCGCCCGGGCGTGCGCGATGGCCCCGGCCACGGCGTGCGTCGACTCCGGCGCGGGGATGATGCCCTCGGCGCGCGCGAACTCGATGCCCGCCGCGAACGCGTCGTCCTGCTCCACCGCGATTGCCTCCATGAGACCCAGCGCGTAGGCGTGCGACACCATCGGTGCCATGCCGTGGTAGCGCAGCCCGCCCGCGTGGATCGGCGGCGGCACGAAGTCCTTGCCGAGCGTGTGCATCTTCAGCAGCGGGGTCAGGCCCGCGACGTCACCGAAGTCGTAGCGGTACTCGCCCTGCGTCATCGACGGGCACGCGGCCGGCTCGCACGCGACGACCCGGGTCGTCGTCCCGTCGCGCAGGTTGCGCCCCAGGAACGGGAAGCTCAGCCCGCCCAGGTTGGACCCGCCGCCCGCGCACCCGAACACGACGTCCGCACGCTCGCCGATCTCGTCGAGCTGCGCGAGGGCCTCCTGCCCGATGACGCTCTGGTGCAGCAGCACGTGGTTGAGCACCGAGCCCAGTGCGTAGTGCGCGTTCGGGTCCTGCGCCGCGACCTCGACCGCCTCGCTGATCGCCATGCCGAGCGACCCGGTCGTCGTCGGGTCGGCCGCGAGCATCGCCCGCCCCGCCTCGGTGAGGTCCGACGGCGACGGGTGGCACGTCGCGCCGTACGTCTCCATCTGCATGCGGCGGTACGGCTTGGCGTCGTAGGACGCCCGTACCTGCCACACCTCGAGGTCGAGGCCCAGCAGCGCGCACGCCATCGACAGCGACGCGCCCCACTGCCCGGCGCCCGTCTCCGTCGTCAGCCGGGTGATGCCCTCGACCGCGTTGTAGTACGCCTGCGCGACCGCCGTGTTGGGCTTGTGCGAGCCGGCGGGGGAGCCGCCCTCGTACTTGTAGTAGATCTTCGCCGGCGTGCCCAGCGCCCGCTCGAGCCGCAGGGCGCGCACCAGCGGGGACGGCCGCCACAGTGCGTAGATCTCGCGGACCGTCTGCGGGACCTCCACCCAGCGCTCGGTCGAGACCTCCTGCGCGATGAGCGCCATCGGGAACAGCGGCGCCAGGTCGTCCGGGGTGAGCGGCTCGCGCGTGCCGGGATGCAGCGCCGGCGGGCACGGCTCGGGCAGGTCCGCTGCCAGGTTGTACCAGTGCGTCGGCACGGCGGACGGCACCACGGTGCCGACCGGGTCGGTCAGCGGCGCGGGTCGGGTGGTGTCGGGGGTCATGTCGCCTCGCAGGTTCTGGCGCGCACGCGCGCTGGTCGGCGCGGACCGCGCACGGCACCCGGGGGCGCCGGCGACCCGCACCCGTGAGCGTAGCGGCGGCCTCACCTGCCCGGGGCCCCCGGGCGGGTGAGGCATCGAGGCGTCCGCAGGGCGAGACCTGCTCTCGGCAGCGTCACCGCCGGCGGGCTAGGGTCGGCGGCGAGACACGGGGTGCCCTGTACCGAGCAGGGCTGAGATCACACCCGTCGAACCTGATCTCGTTCGTACGAGCGAAGGGATGTCCGCCATGACGTCTGCCCTGCCCACCGACCTCGCCGCCGCATGTGGCGCGGCCCTCGACGAGCTGCGACGGCGTACCCCGCTCGTGCAGTGCCTGACGAACGAGGTCACGACGAACCTCGTCGCCAACGCGCTGCTCGCGATCGGCGCGTCCCCCGCGATGGCGAGCGTGCCGGGGGAGGCCGAGGAGCTCGCGGGCGCCGCGGGCGCCGTCCTGGTCAACCTCGGGACGCCGGGGCCGGACCAGCGTGCGTGCCTCGCCCCGACGGTCGCGGCTGCCGCGGGGGCTGGTGTGCCGTGGGTGCTCGACCCGGTCGCGGTCGGTGTCCTGTCGGTCCGGACGCGGCTGGCCGGCCACCTGCTCGGCGAGCGTCCGGCCGTGGTGCGCGGCAACGCCAGCGAGGTCCGCGCGCTCGCGGGCTTCGTCTCCGCCGGTCGCGGTGTCGACGCGCGCGACGACGTCGACACCAGCGCCGACGCCGCCGACGCCCTCGCGCGGCGCACCGGCGGGGTCGTCGCGGTGTCCGGGCCGGTCGACCTCGTCACCGACGGCATCACGCACGTGCGGCTCGCGGTCGGTGACCGGCTCCTGACGACGATCACCGGGTCCGGGTGCGCGCTGGGCGGTCTCGTCGCGGCCTTCACGTCGGTCGCGCCGCCGCTGACCGCGGCCGTCGCGGCGTCGGCGGCCCTGGGGCTCGCCGCCGAGCGCGCGGTGATCGACGCGCGCGGCCCCGCGTCGTTCCAGGTCGGGCTCCTCGACGAGCTGTACCTGCTGACCCCGGACGACCTCGCGTGCCGCGTCGCGGCCGCGCAGCGGATCGGCGTGCCGGCATGAGCGCGCTGCCCGCGGGCATCTACCTCGTCCTGGACGCCGACGTGTGCGGACGTGCCGGACACCGTCCCGCGGACGTCGCGGGCGCTGCGGTCCGTGCCGGTGTCGGCACCGTCCAGGTGCGCGCCAAGCGGGCGACCGCCCGTGAGCTCGTCGCGCTGACCGTCTCGGTGGCCGACGCGCTGCGCCTCGCGGGTCCCGCGGTGCTCGTCGTGGACGACCGCGTCGACGTCGCGCTCGCGGCGCGGGCGCGCGGCGCCCACGTCGACGGTGTGCACGTGGGGAGGCGTGACCTCGAGGTCGACGACGCGCGCGCGCTGCTCGGTCCGGACGCCCTGGTGGGCGCCTCGGCGGCACTGCCCGAGCACGTCCGGGCGGTCGCGGGCGCCGACTACCTGGGGTCGGGTCCCCTGCGGCTCACGCCCACCAAGCCCGAGGCGGGGCCGGCGATCGGGGTCGCCGGGGCGCGAGCGGCGGTCGTCGCGTCCGGCGGTCGTCCCGTCGTGGCCATCGGCGGCCTCGGCGCGGCGGACGCACCGGCGCTGCGCGCTGCCGGGGTGCACGCCATGGCCGTCGTCGGCGCCGTGTGCGGTGCCACGGACCCCGGTGGGGCCGCCGCGCGGCTGGTCGAGGCATGGGACCGCGCCGCGGCGCCGGCGGTGGCCCGGTGAGCGCCGCACCGGCCGCGCCCGCGACCGGCGCGCGCCTCACGGGCAGCCGCGTGCGCGTGCTGTCGGTCGCGGGCACCGACCCGACGGGCGGTGCCGGTGTCCACGCCGACCTGAAGTCGTTCGCCGCGCACGGCGCGTACGGCATGGCCGTGGTGACCGCGCTCGTCGCGCAGAACACGCACGGGGTGCGGGAGGTGCACGTCCCCGGCGTCGACTTCCTGCGCGCCCAGCTCGACGCCGTGAGCGACGACGTCGTGGTGGACGCGGTGAAGATCGGCATGCTCGGCACGCGCGCCGTGGCCGACGAGGTCGCCGCCTGGCTGGCCCGCACCCGGCCCCCGGTCGTTGTTCTCGACCCCGTCATGGTCGCGAGCAGCGGGGACCGGTTGCTCGACGCGGACGCCGAGGACGCCGTGCGGCGGCTGGTCGCGCTCGCGGACCTGGTGACGCCGAACCTGCCTGAGCTCGGCGTGCTGCTCGGTGAGCCCGCCGCGACGACGTGGCCGGGCGCGGTCGACCAGGCCCGGCGGCTCGCGCACCGGTCGGGCGTGACGGTGCTGCTCAAGGGCGGCCACCTCGCCGGGGACGCGAGCCCGGACGCGGTCGTCGGTCCGACGACGGTGACCGAGCTCGGCGGGGCGCGCGTGCGCACGACCAGCACGCACGGCACGGGCTGCTCGCTGTCGGCCGCCGTCGCGGCGCTGCGCCCACGACGGCCCGACTGGGTGGCGGCGGCCCGGGAGGCGAAGGAGTGGCTCACCGGCGCCATCGCCGCCGGCGAGGCCCTCGCGGTCGGGTCGGGGCGGGGGCCTGTCGACCACCTGCACCACGCGCCGACACTGGGTGCGCGCCCGTTCAGCGTCGACGCGTGGGAGCGGGCGGCCGGACTGCGCGGCGCGTGCGACGACCTGCCGTTCGTGCGCGGGCTGGCCGACGGGACGCTGCCCGTGGACGACTTCGAGGCCTACCTGCACCAGGACGCGCTGTACCTCGCGCAGTACTCCCGGGTGCTCGCCCGGGCGAGCCAGCTCGCGCCCGGCCCCGCGGCCCAGGTGTTCTTCGCGCAGGGCGCGGCGCGGTGCCTCGACGTCGAGGCCCGGCTGCACGAGGAGCGGCTCACCGGCAGCGGCAGGTCCGGTCCGGCGAGCCCTGCGACCACCGCCTATGTCGACCACCTGCTGGCGGTCGCCGCGACGGGGTCGTACGCCGAGGTCGTCGCCGCGGTGCTGCCGTGCTACGTCCTGTACGCGGACCTGGGCGCGCGCATCCTGGCGCGCGCGGGCCACCTGGGTGCGCACCCGTACGGCGACTGGGTCGCCACCTACGGGGACCCCGCCTTCGCGGCGGCGGCCGACCGTGCCTCCGACCTCGCCGACGCCGCCGCGCGTGAGGTGGGTGCGGTGACCCGCGCACGCATGCTCGCCGCGTACGCGGCGTCGTGCGCGCACGAGGTCGCCTTCTTCGACCAGGTGCGTGCGCGCCCGCTCGCGCCCGTCGGGTG
This region includes:
- a CDS encoding thiamine phosphate synthase, with protein sequence MSALPAGIYLVLDADVCGRAGHRPADVAGAAVRAGVGTVQVRAKRATARELVALTVSVADALRLAGPAVLVVDDRVDVALAARARGAHVDGVHVGRRDLEVDDARALLGPDALVGASAALPEHVRAVAGADYLGSGPLRLTPTKPEAGPAIGVAGARAAVVASGGRPVVAIGGLGAADAPALRAAGVHAMAVVGAVCGATDPGGAAARLVEAWDRAAAPAVAR
- a CDS encoding ExeM/NucH family extracellular endonuclease: MLTGGLATAGAARAAVSPDAPLLVHEVYGGGGNSGAPFDRDFVELYNPGDGAVDLAGYSLQYASATGTSWQVTPLSGSVPAGATFVVGQAFGANTAAPDVPVDLEGTGTAMSGTTGKVALVAGTAALTCDTGCAQLDAVVDLVGWGPNATSWAGSGVAPATTNATSVQRDAAHTHTADNAADFRTGTPTPQPAGTAPEEPEEPGEPGEPQVVTIGAIQGTGDASPLVGQRVTTSGVVTAAYPTGGLAGYVLQTPGSGGDAARDGSQALFVYSPATVGQVAIGQHLQVTGEVVEFNGLTQVTVAAPGDVQELPAADAPSPVTGPWPADAAAREALESMLLLPTGDLTVSNTYSTNQYGEVGLAVGTTPLLQPTEVARPGSAEAAAVAADNAARGVVLDDGASTNFLGSGNGGLTPPWVSLQNPVRVGAGVQVTEPLVVDWRNGTWKLNPTAPVVAGGPAPVTFENDRTAAPEPVGGDLSVASFNVLNYFTTLGDEAASCVAYRDPAGEPVTVREGCDQRGAWDAADLERQQAKVVAAIEGLDADVVGLLEIENSARVDGVADEALSTLVDALNAAAGEDRWAFVPSSDELPPAAEQDVITNAIIYQPAAVTPTGASRALGDQSGDDQAFGNAREPIGQVFTPTDGGEPFLVVVNHFKSKGSAGPWPGDADTGDGQGAANESRVRQATALRDWVPTVQGDAEAVALVGDFNAYTREDPLQVLYDAGYVDAVAQLSPGQYSYSYQGLSGSLDHVLLNEAAIARATGADVWEINAPESIALEYSRYGYHGTTFHAPDAYRSSDHDPVVVGLTAGDANAGPVDLTFLNINDFHGRIDANTVKLAGTVEQQRAAADGPVAFLSAGDNIGASLFASAVQDDQPTIDVLNALDLGASAIGNHELDKGYDDLVERVIAGGENAEFPYLGANVYRAGTTTPALDEYALLDMDGVSVGVIGVVTEETESLVTPGGIAGLDFGDPVEAVNRVAAALTDGDEANGEADVIVAQYHEGAGAGTPDGATLEEELAAGGAFADIVTGTDPAVDAIFTGHTHKQYAWFGPVGDGDATRPVVQTGSYGEYLGKVVLTYDPATDRVTAATAENVARTTTPDADLIAAYPRVAEVAQIVADALAFATEVGSQPVGSVTADVTTAFTGGQYVDGVYVGSAPGTTTGRDDRSRESALGSLVAEALLDTLASPERGGAQIGVVNPGGMRAELLHAPDGTVTYAEANAVLPFVNNLWTTTLTGAQVVTMLEQQWQTNADGSIPSRPYLQLGLSDNVTYTYDASRELGDRITSVTVDGAPIDLGAEYRIGTFSFLAQGGDNFRVLAEGARTADSGLIDRDAWIAYLQAHPGIAPDFAERAVEVPALTEPVAPGDELTFTVGGINLTSLGAPENTSVEVLLGEVSLGTFPLVRGDGPDASAQVTVTVPADLGAGEHTLTVVASPSGTTASVPFTVEDAGEASTTALSASPDTQVFGTRGTRVRLTAVVTSPGPVTGSVQFVAGDDVLGTASLRGGRAVLTLPGDTPVGTYEVVARYAGTDAVAGSQSAPVTVTVEQATSTTSLSVVQSPFPRLVPSVWVATVGLDTARLPAGRVELREGERVVASADVVLGLAIGTVPRDLGSGTHRLTAVFVPDDAANVAGGTSRTVTVRG
- a CDS encoding TrpB-like pyridoxal phosphate-dependent enzyme, producing the protein MTPDTTRPAPLTDPVGTVVPSAVPTHWYNLAADLPEPCPPALHPGTREPLTPDDLAPLFPMALIAQEVSTERWVEVPQTVREIYALWRPSPLVRALRLERALGTPAKIYYKYEGGSPAGSHKPNTAVAQAYYNAVEGITRLTTETGAGQWGASLSMACALLGLDLEVWQVRASYDAKPYRRMQMETYGATCHPSPSDLTEAGRAMLAADPTTTGSLGMAISEAVEVAAQDPNAHYALGSVLNHVLLHQSVIGQEALAQLDEIGERADVVFGCAGGGSNLGGLSFPFLGRNLRDGTTTRVVACEPAACPSMTQGEYRYDFGDVAGLTPLLKMHTLGKDFVPPPIHAGGLRYHGMAPMVSHAYALGLMEAIAVEQDDAFAAGIEFARAEGIIPAPESTHAVAGAIAHARAATTDETIVIGLSGNGVLDLPAYHDYV
- the thiM gene encoding hydroxyethylthiazole kinase — encoded protein: MTSALPTDLAAACGAALDELRRRTPLVQCLTNEVTTNLVANALLAIGASPAMASVPGEAEELAGAAGAVLVNLGTPGPDQRACLAPTVAAAAGAGVPWVLDPVAVGVLSVRTRLAGHLLGERPAVVRGNASEVRALAGFVSAGRGVDARDDVDTSADAADALARRTGGVVAVSGPVDLVTDGITHVRLAVGDRLLTTITGSGCALGGLVAAFTSVAPPLTAAVAASAALGLAAERAVIDARGPASFQVGLLDELYLLTPDDLACRVAAAQRIGVPA
- the thiD gene encoding bifunctional hydroxymethylpyrimidine kinase/phosphomethylpyrimidine kinase — translated: MSAAPAAPATGARLTGSRVRVLSVAGTDPTGGAGVHADLKSFAAHGAYGMAVVTALVAQNTHGVREVHVPGVDFLRAQLDAVSDDVVVDAVKIGMLGTRAVADEVAAWLARTRPPVVVLDPVMVASSGDRLLDADAEDAVRRLVALADLVTPNLPELGVLLGEPAATTWPGAVDQARRLAHRSGVTVLLKGGHLAGDASPDAVVGPTTVTELGGARVRTTSTHGTGCSLSAAVAALRPRRPDWVAAAREAKEWLTGAIAAGEALAVGSGRGPVDHLHHAPTLGARPFSVDAWERAAGLRGACDDLPFVRGLADGTLPVDDFEAYLHQDALYLAQYSRVLARASQLAPGPAAQVFFAQGAARCLDVEARLHEERLTGSGRSGPASPATTAYVDHLLAVAATGSYAEVVAAVLPCYVLYADLGARILARAGHLGAHPYGDWVATYGDPAFAAAADRASDLADAAAREVGAVTRARMLAAYAASCAHEVAFFDQVRARPLAPVG